From one Pirellulales bacterium genomic stretch:
- the ribF gene encoding riboflavin biosynthesis protein RibF — protein MLLICDLAHLPDQLRRGAVAIGNFDGVHLGHAQIAQRLIERAREVSGRAVVFTFDPHPVRILRPREAPPPLTWTDRKAELLGELGVDAMIAYPTDEELLRLTAGEFFDQIIRQRLDARILVEGPNFNFGRGRAGTIDVLRGLCKTAGLGLEVVEPITVEGDYVSSSRVRKLISAGRIDEAGLMLTRPYRLRGMVRHGAARGARIGFPTANLDAIDTLLPGPGVYAGRAFADGTAWPAAINVGPNPTFGEQRMKVEIHLIGFQGSLYGQPLEVDFHRRLRDIQRFDNVEALKVQLEADIAAAAEA, from the coding sequence GTGCTACTCATCTGCGACTTAGCTCACCTGCCCGATCAACTACGCCGCGGCGCGGTGGCGATCGGGAATTTCGACGGTGTTCACCTCGGGCACGCGCAAATTGCCCAGCGGCTAATCGAGCGGGCTCGCGAAGTGAGCGGCCGGGCGGTCGTATTCACGTTCGATCCCCATCCGGTGCGAATCCTGCGGCCGCGAGAAGCCCCGCCACCGCTCACCTGGACCGATCGCAAGGCGGAGTTGCTCGGCGAACTCGGGGTCGACGCGATGATCGCCTACCCGACCGACGAAGAGCTGCTGCGCCTTACGGCCGGCGAATTCTTCGACCAGATCATCCGCCAACGGCTCGATGCGCGAATTCTGGTCGAGGGTCCGAATTTCAATTTCGGCCGCGGCCGCGCCGGCACGATCGACGTGCTCCGAGGGCTATGCAAAACTGCGGGCTTGGGCCTGGAAGTGGTCGAACCGATCACAGTCGAAGGCGACTATGTCTCCAGCTCGCGGGTCCGCAAACTGATTTCGGCAGGCCGCATCGACGAGGCCGGTCTGATGCTCACGCGCCCCTATCGCCTCCGCGGGATGGTCCGCCACGGCGCGGCGCGCGGCGCGCGGATCGGCTTTCCCACCGCAAATCTGGACGCCATCGACACGCTGTTGCCGGGCCCGGGCGTCTACGCGGGCCGCGCGTTTGCCGATGGCACGGCTTGGCCGGCGGCCATCAACGTCGGCCCGAATCCGACTTTCGGCGAGCAGCGGATGAAGGTCGAAATCCATTTGATCGGGTTTCAGGGATCGCTCTATGGCCAGCCGCTCGAGGTTGACTTTCATCGCCGTCTGCGGGACATTCAGCGGTTCGACAACGTTGAAGCACTCAAAGTCCAATTGGAAGCCGATATCGCGGCGGCGGCCGAGGCGTAG
- a CDS encoding family 10 glycosylhydrolase yields the protein MVGQGSPSTGRRFAPGFGLLVGGLFRPWLAALVALTAQVLAAAEPTMQLRVSWGGGAERQWHGSISIDKGTLALVRPLAIVADSPGSIWAASDTEIEIREKSIRDYDGADVEITAPSDARITVSLAADAESRAVTDEIPLSDLSAKLHRHKLDEDDNQLLIRRGSGDMLRVATDHDPLIFTPGELWKLDVKPRLLPVAAGTTVYLKSRLLAGRATTEFWSEEHTIKTTATDANPSVVPLDVKLPETEGVYDLVIEASERGPLRWPKPIAERRVQVIVVGNRPSVGSSNSAGWTQVLEIDPANPHWYDRFKSLRLSSLITAPLGKETGPTWQGPIGSGNSQIVQHPLGRVVQLAAAGKGSDASWEAYPLAIAKPSTPHILEVDYPSDVEQTLGVSIIEPNAAGAVAPIELDSGFYASRAAVGGQPSWLKHRLLFWPRTSSPVVLLTNRRDGARAVYGKLRLMSGPQHLKPAFQGDDPGERLLAGYLDRPLFSANFSASESLDAFTGHSLTDWQTFYEGGARLVEYLNSTGQNGLMMAVLAGGSTIYPSKLLEPTPRFDTGIFFDLGQDPVRKDVLELLLRLFDRERLKFIPMLQFSTPLPELEAAIREGGPNSVGLEWVGRDGTAWTDANDSQHAMAPYYNVLDPRVQDAMLKVVHELVTRYGGHPSLAGLAIELSADGFAQLPGEAWGLDDRTIARFAQEAHLSVPGQGRGRFAERDAFVTGAGRRAWLLWRSEVLADFHRRLQRELAAVRPDARLYLAPTNMLNSRELERDLRPGLPSHGRIDEALLAVGIRPESYQNEKGIVLLRQQRISAPGSLATQAVDIETNRSSDWDAAIHAQSSAGSLFYHEPQRLRLASFDAKSPFGKDKTYTLLVSQLSPSQEDNRRRFVHSLAALDSDAMFDGGWLLPLGQEPALKDFIAGYRRLPAERFETVADSIEPITLRTLHAGGRTYAYVVNDSPWPVRVAVQVDGPPGARPEELGGQHSSQLKGSTWTIDLAAYDLDVVRFGTEEVKLSSPQVDFSDDAKSMLATNIRDLHNRRAVLESPPPLSLLSNPGFELPARGNQIPGWTWSATAGDRASLDSEAPHDGKQSLHLQSGGGVVSVRSEPFVTPQTGRLAVSIWLKVANPAEQPPLTLVLEGTPDGRPFRRTARLGQDDPRFAQRVVPIPGQWKQFIFEIDDLQPDAPAQLQFGIDLLGSGEVWLDDVQLFDLVFNDTEKTQLSTIIARADFQLNSGRLGDCLYELEGYWPRLLNAQVPLGPAPAVANPLAPPAPNQAAKPGVLDRIKDAWKF from the coding sequence ATGGTCGGACAGGGAAGTCCGAGCACGGGACGGCGGTTTGCGCCTGGTTTCGGCTTGTTGGTCGGAGGGCTTTTCCGGCCATGGCTCGCCGCGCTCGTGGCGCTAACCGCACAGGTGCTTGCCGCCGCGGAACCGACGATGCAACTGCGCGTCAGTTGGGGCGGCGGCGCGGAACGGCAATGGCACGGGAGCATCTCGATCGACAAAGGAACGCTCGCGCTGGTGCGTCCGCTTGCGATCGTTGCGGATTCGCCGGGTTCGATCTGGGCTGCGAGCGACACGGAGATTGAAATCCGCGAAAAGAGCATTCGCGACTACGATGGAGCGGACGTCGAAATCACGGCCCCCAGCGATGCGCGAATCACCGTTAGCCTCGCTGCGGACGCCGAGTCGCGGGCGGTGACAGATGAAATCCCGCTGTCGGACCTGTCCGCCAAGCTGCACCGTCACAAACTCGACGAGGACGACAACCAGTTGCTTATCCGTCGCGGATCGGGCGACATGCTCCGAGTGGCCACGGACCACGACCCGTTGATCTTCACGCCCGGCGAACTTTGGAAGCTCGACGTGAAGCCGCGTCTTTTGCCGGTCGCCGCGGGAACGACCGTTTATCTCAAGAGTCGATTGCTGGCCGGTCGCGCAACGACCGAATTCTGGTCTGAAGAACATACTATCAAAACCACGGCGACCGACGCCAATCCGTCCGTCGTGCCGCTCGACGTGAAATTGCCCGAGACCGAAGGAGTGTACGACCTGGTGATCGAGGCGAGCGAGCGGGGACCATTGCGATGGCCGAAGCCGATCGCCGAGCGGCGCGTGCAGGTGATCGTCGTTGGGAATCGGCCCAGCGTCGGTTCGAGTAATTCAGCCGGCTGGACGCAGGTGCTCGAGATCGATCCGGCCAATCCGCATTGGTACGACCGTTTCAAATCGCTGCGGCTCTCCTCTCTGATTACCGCGCCGCTCGGCAAGGAGACGGGACCGACCTGGCAAGGGCCGATCGGCAGCGGCAATTCGCAGATCGTCCAACATCCGCTGGGCCGCGTCGTACAGCTTGCCGCCGCCGGCAAGGGAAGCGATGCCAGTTGGGAAGCGTATCCGTTGGCGATCGCAAAGCCCAGCACGCCGCACATCCTCGAAGTCGATTACCCCAGCGACGTCGAACAAACGCTGGGGGTCAGCATTATCGAGCCGAATGCCGCCGGCGCGGTGGCGCCGATCGAACTGGACTCGGGCTTTTACGCGTCGCGTGCTGCGGTCGGCGGCCAGCCGAGTTGGCTCAAGCACCGGTTGCTGTTTTGGCCGCGCACTTCGTCCCCGGTCGTGTTGCTCACCAATCGCCGCGATGGAGCGCGAGCCGTCTACGGAAAGCTGCGGCTCATGTCCGGCCCACAACACCTCAAGCCCGCGTTTCAGGGGGACGATCCTGGGGAGAGGTTGCTGGCCGGCTACCTCGACCGACCGCTTTTCTCGGCGAACTTCTCGGCCAGTGAGTCGCTCGACGCCTTCACGGGCCACAGCCTTACCGACTGGCAGACTTTCTACGAAGGCGGCGCCCGGCTAGTCGAGTATCTCAACTCCACTGGCCAAAATGGTCTGATGATGGCGGTGTTGGCCGGAGGAAGCACGATCTATCCGAGCAAGCTTTTGGAACCGACGCCGCGATTCGATACGGGCATCTTCTTCGACCTCGGCCAGGACCCTGTGCGGAAGGACGTGCTCGAGTTGTTGCTGCGCCTCTTCGATCGCGAGCGATTGAAATTCATTCCGATGCTGCAATTCTCCACTCCGTTGCCGGAGCTTGAAGCGGCGATTCGGGAAGGAGGTCCCAATAGCGTCGGCTTGGAATGGGTTGGCCGCGACGGGACGGCATGGACCGATGCCAACGATTCACAGCACGCGATGGCCCCCTATTACAACGTGCTCGATCCGCGCGTGCAGGACGCGATGCTCAAAGTTGTTCATGAGTTGGTCACACGTTATGGCGGGCATCCGTCGCTTGCCGGACTGGCGATCGAGTTGTCGGCCGATGGCTTCGCTCAGTTGCCAGGTGAAGCCTGGGGTCTCGACGACCGCACGATCGCCCGGTTTGCACAAGAAGCTCACCTCTCGGTTCCCGGGCAAGGGCGCGGAAGGTTCGCCGAGCGGGATGCGTTTGTGACGGGCGCGGGACGGCGGGCATGGCTCCTCTGGCGCAGCGAAGTGCTGGCCGACTTCCATCGCCGCTTGCAACGCGAATTGGCGGCCGTCCGGCCCGATGCTCGGCTGTATCTGGCCCCCACCAACATGTTGAATTCTCGCGAGTTAGAGCGTGATTTGCGCCCCGGTCTTCCGTCGCACGGCCGGATTGACGAAGCTCTGCTGGCCGTGGGGATTCGTCCGGAGTCGTATCAGAACGAAAAAGGGATCGTATTGCTTCGACAGCAACGGATTTCTGCGCCGGGATCCCTCGCGACTCAAGCGGTCGACATCGAAACCAATCGTTCGAGCGACTGGGACGCGGCAATTCACGCTCAGTCATCTGCCGGCAGTCTTTTCTACCACGAGCCGCAACGCTTGCGCTTGGCATCGTTCGACGCCAAGAGCCCGTTCGGCAAGGACAAAACCTACACGCTGCTTGTTTCGCAGCTCTCGCCATCACAAGAAGACAACCGCCGGCGGTTTGTTCATAGCCTGGCGGCGCTCGATAGCGACGCCATGTTTGATGGCGGATGGTTGCTGCCGCTCGGACAGGAACCGGCGCTTAAGGATTTCATCGCGGGCTATCGGCGGCTGCCGGCGGAACGCTTCGAAACGGTGGCCGACTCGATCGAGCCAATCACGTTGCGCACGCTCCACGCCGGAGGGCGAACCTATGCCTATGTCGTCAACGACTCTCCCTGGCCGGTGCGAGTCGCCGTGCAGGTAGACGGACCGCCGGGCGCTCGACCGGAAGAACTCGGCGGCCAGCATTCATCCCAATTGAAGGGATCGACCTGGACGATCGATCTGGCGGCCTACGATTTAGACGTGGTGCGTTTTGGGACGGAGGAGGTGAAGCTCTCCTCGCCGCAAGTCGATTTCAGCGACGACGCGAAATCGATGTTGGCGACCAACATCCGGGACCTGCACAATCGTCGGGCCGTCCTGGAGTCGCCTCCGCCCTTGTCGCTATTGAGCAACCCTGGCTTCGAGTTGCCGGCACGCGGCAATCAGATTCCGGGTTGGACGTGGTCGGCAACAGCAGGTGATCGGGCAAGTCTTGATTCCGAAGCCCCGCACGACGGCAAGCAATCGTTGCACTTACAGAGCGGCGGAGGGGTCGTTTCGGTTCGGAGCGAGCCATTCGTCACACCGCAAACCGGGCGATTGGCCGTTTCGATTTGGCTCAAAGTGGCGAATCCGGCCGAGCAGCCGCCTCTGACGCTGGTGCTCGAAGGAACTCCGGATGGCCGGCCGTTTCGCCGAACCGCTCGGCTTGGGCAGGACGATCCCCGCTTCGCGCAGCGCGTGGTGCCGATCCCCGGACAATGGAAGCAATTCATTTTCGAGATCGACGATCTGCAACCGGACGCCCCCGCGCAGCTTCAGTTCGGCATCGATTTACTTGGATCCGGGGAGGTTTGGCTCGACGACGTGCAGTTGTTCGACCTGGTGTTCAATGACACCGAAAAAACTCAGCTCAGCACGATCATCGCGCGGGCCGACTTTCAACTCAATTCTGGCCGCCTCGGCGACTGCCTCTACGAATTGGAAGGCTATTGGCCCCGGCTTCTTAACGCACAAGTCCCGCTCGGGCCGGCGCCGGCAGTTGCCAATCCGCTCGCCCCACCGGCGCCGAACCAAGCCGCCAAACCGGGCGTTCTCGATAGAATCAAAGACGCCTGGAAGTTCTAG
- a CDS encoding tetratricopeptide repeat protein, giving the protein MHVRSALIAVIGLSIVTGCAKPDPLEEAATNYKQGLLRLEHQHPDQSIQYFTIAIRLNPNFVAAYNDRGRAHQYLKDYPEATADFNRAIELDPHLADAHCNRGFNRQAAGDLDGALADYNAAIATDARLPEPFNRRGLIHYQRKELKEAVSDFDNAIELKPGEATFYYNRGLARRDNGDNSGALNDFGKAIELDEKFAAAYNARGMILMERDKVADAIVDFNKAVAADPQYAEAYANRGSARKAEGGDPKRAMEDYDKAISVDPQFAPAYSRRGEARLAAGDPRGAVVDYNKAISLNGHLAEAHNGRGLALLATKDFAAAISSFDKAVEIDPNFVDAYSNRALAKHLTGDFTGAIGDYSQAIEINPKLAKIYHNRGVAYRTRADERHMQAEHRRPSDPQGAEEEDKAAKEQLKLAIADFDKAIELDPHIPEVFDHRGLARRALGDLDGAIKDFDQVIELRPDAPTAYNNRALTREDKGDLLGALADLNHSIEINRNEAAAYANRGLIRLQLMQGVEAQQDFEACLQLQPSLKPKLDFLIDRVKKVQDRAKSSAADAK; this is encoded by the coding sequence ATGCACGTTCGTTCCGCGTTGATCGCCGTCATCGGCCTGTCGATCGTGACCGGCTGTGCAAAGCCCGACCCGCTTGAAGAGGCTGCCACCAACTATAAGCAAGGTTTGCTACGGTTGGAGCACCAGCATCCGGATCAATCGATCCAGTATTTTACGATCGCGATCCGCCTGAATCCCAACTTCGTCGCCGCCTACAACGACCGCGGCCGCGCCCACCAGTATTTGAAGGACTACCCGGAAGCTACAGCCGATTTCAACCGCGCCATCGAACTCGACCCGCATCTTGCCGATGCCCACTGCAATCGCGGTTTCAATCGACAAGCTGCCGGCGATTTGGACGGCGCGCTGGCGGACTATAACGCTGCCATCGCGACCGACGCCCGTCTGCCCGAGCCTTTCAATCGCCGCGGGCTGATCCATTATCAGCGCAAGGAATTGAAGGAAGCAGTCTCCGATTTCGACAACGCCATCGAATTGAAACCTGGCGAGGCAACTTTCTATTACAACCGCGGGCTGGCAAGACGCGACAACGGAGACAACAGCGGAGCGCTAAACGACTTCGGCAAAGCCATCGAGCTGGACGAAAAATTCGCCGCCGCTTACAACGCTCGCGGGATGATCCTCATGGAGCGCGACAAGGTCGCGGACGCCATCGTCGATTTCAACAAGGCCGTCGCCGCCGATCCGCAGTATGCCGAGGCATACGCCAATCGCGGCTCCGCCCGCAAGGCGGAAGGCGGCGACCCCAAGCGAGCAATGGAAGACTACGATAAGGCCATCTCCGTCGATCCACAATTCGCTCCCGCGTATTCGCGGCGTGGCGAGGCACGGCTCGCCGCCGGAGACCCGCGCGGCGCGGTGGTCGATTACAATAAGGCGATCAGTCTGAACGGCCATCTGGCGGAGGCGCACAACGGCCGCGGGTTGGCGCTGCTGGCGACAAAGGACTTCGCCGCCGCGATCAGCAGTTTCGATAAGGCCGTGGAAATTGATCCGAACTTTGTCGATGCCTATTCGAATCGCGCGCTGGCGAAGCATCTGACGGGCGATTTCACCGGCGCGATCGGGGATTATTCTCAGGCGATCGAGATCAACCCGAAATTGGCCAAGATCTATCACAATCGGGGAGTCGCCTATCGCACACGGGCCGACGAGCGGCACATGCAGGCGGAACATCGGCGGCCCAGCGATCCGCAAGGGGCCGAGGAAGAGGACAAGGCGGCCAAGGAGCAATTGAAGCTGGCCATTGCCGATTTCGACAAGGCGATCGAATTGGATCCTCACATTCCAGAAGTTTTCGATCACCGCGGATTGGCCCGCCGCGCGCTCGGCGATCTGGACGGCGCGATCAAGGACTTCGATCAGGTGATCGAGCTGCGGCCGGACGCTCCGACCGCCTACAACAATCGCGCTTTGACGCGAGAAGACAAGGGAGATCTGCTCGGCGCGCTGGCCGATTTGAACCACTCGATCGAAATCAATCGCAACGAAGCGGCAGCTTATGCCAATCGCGGCTTGATCCGCTTGCAGTTAATGCAAGGAGTCGAAGCGCAACAGGATTTCGAGGCCTGCCTGCAATTGCAGCCCTCGCTCAAGCCGAAATTGGACTTTCTCATTGACAGGGTGAAAAAAGTCCAAGACCGAGCGAAATCGTCGGCGGCCGACGCGAAATGA
- a CDS encoding histidine triad nucleotide-binding protein: MKTIFKRIIDREIPADIVYEDDQCLAFRDISPQAPTHVLLIPKREIASIDALTDADSELISHLWFVVRDLARKLNLGNGYRVVINNGPGAGQSVDHLHLHLLGGRPMHWPPG, encoded by the coding sequence ATGAAAACCATTTTCAAACGGATCATCGATCGAGAGATTCCAGCCGACATCGTCTACGAAGACGATCAATGCCTGGCGTTTCGCGACATCTCGCCCCAGGCCCCGACGCACGTGCTGCTGATCCCCAAGCGCGAAATCGCATCGATCGACGCGTTGACGGATGCCGACTCCGAGTTGATCTCACATCTTTGGTTTGTGGTCCGTGACTTGGCCCGCAAGTTGAATCTCGGCAACGGCTATCGGGTCGTGATCAACAACGGTCCGGGGGCCGGACAAAGCGTAGATCATTTGCACTTGCACCTCCTCGGCGGCCGCCCGATGCACTGGCCGCCGGGATAA
- a CDS encoding sulfatase-like hydrolase/transferase, with protein MNNARNIVCLVVDRLHSGFVGAYGNTWISTSEMNRLAAEALLFDRAVIDSPRLADLYRAYWLGLHALADPAVFAERQHGHDLPRRLNAEGYSTALVSDDPLVSRHPLAAGFSERDELDSSPRQDVAESIEETQLAGFFASAAERLSAMLEPFCLWLHTGSLGRVWEAPLEFRNQYADEDDPTPPVSANVPCRHLPAGADPDELLGIVHSYAGQVSLLDLCIGSLLEALAEHPFAENTLLVLLSARGFPLGEHGRLGPVDEALYGELTQIPWFIRFPDGTGQCERTQALVQPADLYATLAEWCGLPRNDRENFAAGRSLLPLATGASDRVRDRACAIALPNERAIVTPAWHMRIFGDQGLEARGQEIEAPDRGDGGNKGLDEREGGCELFVKPDDRFEVNEVADRCPDCIAELRTAFDQFHHSCQSVESADPPPLTEKLSCGLE; from the coding sequence ATGAATAACGCCAGAAACATCGTCTGCCTGGTCGTCGATCGGCTTCACAGTGGCTTTGTCGGCGCGTATGGGAACACCTGGATTTCCACCTCCGAAATGAATCGGCTGGCGGCCGAGGCGTTGCTCTTCGATCGGGCAGTGATTGATTCGCCGCGGCTGGCCGACTTGTATCGGGCGTATTGGCTGGGCTTGCACGCCCTGGCCGATCCAGCGGTGTTTGCTGAACGGCAGCATGGTCATGATTTGCCGCGGCGGCTTAATGCGGAGGGGTACTCCACGGCGCTAGTGAGCGATGATCCGCTCGTCAGCCGGCACCCATTGGCGGCCGGTTTTAGCGAGCGCGATGAACTTGATTCGTCGCCGCGGCAAGACGTGGCGGAATCGATCGAGGAAACGCAACTGGCCGGTTTCTTCGCGTCGGCTGCCGAGCGGCTCTCTGCAATGCTAGAGCCATTTTGCCTTTGGCTGCACACGGGTTCGCTTGGCCGAGTTTGGGAGGCCCCGCTGGAATTTCGCAACCAATACGCCGACGAAGACGACCCAACGCCGCCTGTGTCGGCCAATGTTCCCTGCCGGCATTTGCCTGCCGGAGCGGACCCCGACGAATTGCTGGGGATCGTGCATTCCTATGCCGGGCAGGTCTCGCTCTTAGACCTGTGCATTGGCTCGCTGCTCGAGGCCTTGGCGGAACACCCCTTCGCCGAGAACACGTTATTGGTATTGCTGTCGGCGCGCGGGTTTCCGTTGGGCGAGCATGGCCGATTGGGACCGGTGGATGAGGCCCTGTATGGCGAGCTGACGCAAATCCCGTGGTTCATCCGCTTTCCCGACGGCACAGGGCAATGCGAGCGCACGCAGGCCCTTGTACAACCGGCCGACCTATACGCGACGCTCGCCGAATGGTGTGGATTGCCGCGAAATGATCGTGAAAATTTTGCCGCGGGCCGCTCGTTGCTGCCGCTAGCGACCGGCGCGAGCGACAGGGTGCGCGACCGGGCGTGCGCTATCGCCTTGCCAAACGAGCGTGCGATCGTCACGCCGGCTTGGCACATGCGGATCTTCGGGGACCAGGGGCTAGAGGCCAGAGGCCAGGAAATCGAGGCACCGGACAGAGGAGATGGCGGTAACAAAGGGCTAGACGAGCGGGAAGGCGGCTGCGAGCTGTTTGTGAAGCCGGACGATCGGTTTGAAGTGAACGAAGTGGCTGACCGCTGCCCTGACTGCATCGCGGAACTGCGGACGGCCTTTGACCAGTTTCACCATTCGTGCCAGTCTGTCGAATCAGCCGATCCCCCGCCGTTGACGGAAAAACTGTCGTGCGGACTTGAATGA
- a CDS encoding Ppx/GppA phosphatase family protein: protein MDDKQIYFSPEMAHRLAAIDIGSNSVRLMVAEPMRGGNYRILDEEREATRLGRALNSTGRLDPEATALTLAALRRFKQITDGFQVAELRTIATCAVREATNGPDFCRRAKEELGIDIDVISAEKEARLAFFSVQRAFDLSGKNVVVADIGGGSTEIILASGNLIEATFTTPLGAVRLTEIYGNGNGLADPDLEKLAKAIDQQLRRLTKKPFFSPHFLIGSGGTFTSLADMIMASKGQVGLPTRGYNVTHAEVSHLLDRLRKMPLKTRRGVPGLSPDRADIIVAGLTIIDRIMRQFQVNLLQVHNRGVRDGLILTMIDQNLGAPSQDPHDRDSAIERFAASSSGELAHGRQVARLAGRIFEQLAPSIGMNTGDQLLLETAARLQDVGYLINYEKHHKHSYHLILNSGLPGFQPRELELIANVARYHRGAKPKRKHGNFRQLSAEDQQRVRQLAAILRLAGGLDRSHSGQVRDVIVKRDGDGRLAMKVAAAENPDVDIWSARRRAAMFEKVFKCPLSIRWQGQNQSAADTDSGDTTAQAG from the coding sequence ATGGACGACAAGCAAATCTACTTTTCGCCGGAGATGGCCCATCGTTTGGCGGCCATCGATATTGGCTCCAACAGCGTGCGCCTGATGGTCGCTGAGCCGATGCGGGGCGGGAATTACCGAATCCTCGATGAAGAGCGGGAAGCCACCCGCTTGGGTCGAGCGCTCAATTCCACCGGCCGGCTCGATCCCGAGGCGACGGCCCTGACGCTCGCCGCTTTGCGAAGGTTCAAGCAAATCACCGACGGCTTTCAGGTCGCCGAATTGCGGACGATCGCCACCTGCGCCGTCCGCGAAGCGACCAACGGCCCCGATTTCTGCCGCCGGGCGAAAGAGGAACTCGGCATCGACATCGACGTGATCAGCGCCGAGAAAGAGGCCCGGCTCGCGTTTTTCAGCGTGCAGCGAGCATTCGATCTGTCGGGCAAGAATGTGGTCGTGGCCGACATCGGCGGAGGCAGCACGGAGATCATTCTGGCCTCGGGCAACCTCATCGAAGCCACGTTCACCACGCCGCTCGGCGCCGTGCGGCTCACTGAAATCTATGGCAATGGAAATGGTCTCGCCGATCCCGATCTCGAGAAACTCGCCAAAGCGATCGACCAGCAGCTTCGCCGGTTGACAAAGAAGCCGTTTTTCTCGCCGCATTTTCTGATCGGATCGGGTGGCACATTCACCAGCCTCGCCGACATGATCATGGCCTCGAAGGGGCAAGTGGGGCTGCCGACCCGAGGCTATAACGTGACGCATGCCGAGGTGAGCCATTTGCTCGATCGCTTGCGGAAAATGCCCCTCAAGACACGCCGCGGCGTGCCGGGCTTGAGCCCCGATCGGGCCGACATTATCGTCGCCGGACTCACGATCATCGACCGGATCATGCGGCAATTTCAGGTGAATTTGCTGCAGGTCCACAACCGGGGTGTGCGCGACGGCCTGATCCTGACGATGATCGACCAAAACCTTGGGGCCCCGAGCCAGGACCCGCACGATCGGGACTCGGCCATCGAGCGATTCGCGGCATCCTCATCCGGTGAACTGGCCCATGGCCGACAGGTAGCTCGACTGGCGGGGCGCATTTTTGAGCAGTTGGCGCCGTCCATCGGGATGAACACAGGAGATCAGTTGCTCTTGGAAACGGCCGCTCGGCTTCAAGACGTCGGCTATCTCATCAACTACGAAAAGCATCACAAGCACAGCTATCATCTCATCCTCAATAGCGGGCTACCGGGCTTTCAACCGCGCGAGCTAGAGCTGATCGCCAACGTAGCCCGCTACCATCGCGGCGCGAAGCCGAAACGGAAGCACGGCAACTTTCGCCAGTTATCGGCCGAAGATCAGCAGCGAGTGCGGCAGCTTGCAGCCATCTTGCGGTTGGCAGGCGGATTGGATCGGAGCCATTCCGGCCAGGTGCGCGACGTGATCGTGAAGCGCGACGGCGATGGCCGGCTGGCGATGAAAGTCGCGGCCGCAGAGAATCCCGATGTCGATATCTGGAGCGCTCGGCGGCGTGCAGCCATGTTCGAAAAGGTCTTCAAATGTCCGCTCTCGATTCGCTGGCAGGGGCAGAATCAATCGGCTGCCGACACCGACTCTGGGGACACCACGGCCCAGGCCGGCTAA
- a CDS encoding cold shock domain-containing protein, translated as MALGTIKKLVHDKGFGFIATGDGSDVFFHHSAVADQQFDNLEEGQQVEYSVEQGSGPKGKGPRAASVAPA; from the coding sequence ATGGCGTTAGGTACGATCAAGAAGTTGGTTCACGACAAGGGATTCGGTTTTATTGCCACCGGCGATGGGAGCGATGTGTTCTTCCATCATTCGGCGGTGGCCGACCAGCAGTTCGACAATCTGGAAGAAGGGCAGCAAGTCGAGTATTCCGTGGAACAAGGCTCGGGACCGAAGGGAAAAGGTCCGCGTGCCGCTTCCGTGGCCCCCGCCTGA